A genomic window from Phyllopteryx taeniolatus isolate TA_2022b chromosome 2, UOR_Ptae_1.2, whole genome shotgun sequence includes:
- the LOC133474486 gene encoding NAD(P)H dehydrogenase [quinone] 1-like isoform X1 → MEAPPEEENWRDEQQQAAEDSRVFEPEEVESQKTVLIVYAHQSLGSFNQAVRDTAAKELSMQGYRIIVSDLYAMNFEANSTQDDIIGDLKNPELFQYGEETLHAWKEGRLSEDIVAEQRKVEKAELIIFQFPLYWFSVPAIMKGWMDRVLTQGFAFSLEKMYNNGIFKDKKAMLSFTTGATESMFRPDGINGDINVALWPLQNGTLHFCGFQVLAPQIFWGPAHCPAVVRTAMLEEWSVRLKGLLLEKSLTFAPSEWFDLSFEQGFLLRTKVKEEQMSNAYGITTGHHLGKLLPPDNQTKAQLTDE, encoded by the exons cTCAGAAAACAGTCCTGATTGTGTATGCCCACCAGAGCTTGGGCTCATTCAACCAAGCAGTCCGGGATACGGCCGCTAAGGAGCTATCAATGCAAGGCTATCGGATCATCGTGTCAGACCTTTATGCTATGAACTTCGaagccaactccacacaggatgaCATAATTG GTGATTTAAAGAATCCAGAGCTTTTCCAGTATGGAGAGGAGACATTGCACGCCTGGAAGGAGGGTCGCTTAAGTGAAGACATTGTGGCCGAACAACGTAAAGTCGAAAAGGCTGAGCTCATCATCTTCCAG TTTCCTTTATACTGGTTTAGTGTACCTGCCATCATGAAGGGATGGATGGACCGAGTGCTGACCCAGGGCTTTGCTTTCTCCCTGGAAAAGATGTACAATAACGGTATTTTCAAG GACAAGAAAGCAATGTTGTCCTTTACAACTGGAGCTACAGAATCAATGTTTCGCCCCGATGGCATCAATGGAGATATTAATGTCGCACTGTGGCCTCTACAG aatggcACTCTGCACTTCTGTGGATTTCAGGTCCTTGCTCCTCAGATTTTCTGGGGTCCAGCTCATTGCCCTGCTGTAGTTCGAACTGCAATGCTAGAAGAGTGGAGTGTGCGGCTCAAAGGACTGCTGCTTGAAAAGTCTCTGACTTTTGCACCATCTGAATGGTTTGACCTCAGCTTTGAACAGGGGTTCTTGCTCCGAACAAAGGTGAAGGAGGAACAGATGTCCAATGCCTACGGGATCACCACGGGACACCATCTTGGCAAACTACTCCCGCCTGACAATCAGACCAAAGCACAGCTCACAGATGAATAG